A region from the Medicago truncatula cultivar Jemalong A17 chromosome 6, MtrunA17r5.0-ANR, whole genome shotgun sequence genome encodes:
- the LOC120576094 gene encoding uncharacterized protein, with translation MMEEVNKPLFEGSSDSKLSMSVRLLAAASDWSVAEEGSECYTDIMRDATPVKDNLPLSFYEAQKLVEKLGLEVKIIDCCVNGCMLFYDNEFGKNDGALVACKFCNALRYEVCDDVGSQKKKRVSIKSMFYLPIIPRLQRLFASTHTADKMTWHYYNKTNSGVMRHPCDRVAWKHFDQVHRDFAEDPRNVRLGLCSDGFIPYIQASSTPYSCWPILLTPYNLPPEMCMSKPYLFLSCIVPGPTSPLDGIDVYLQPLIDDLNRLWNGVSTYDIARKKFFRMRAALMWTINDFPAYGMLSGWSTHGRLACPHCLEQTKAIWLHHGRKHSWFDCHRPFLPATHEFRKKKNLFTKGKTEKDGPPPRTTSEEVYRRVNELGLLKFTDVGKRVRHP, from the coding sequence ATGATGGAAGAAGTAAACAAGCCGTTGTTTGAAGGGTCGTCTGATTCTAAGTTATCAATGAGTGTGAGGCTTTTAGCTGCCGCGTCAGATTGGAGTGTAGCCGAAGAAGGCTCAGAGTGTTATACAGATATCATGAGGGACGCAACTCCTGTAAAGGACAATTTGCCCTTGAGTTTTTATGAGGCTCAAAAGTTGGTGGAGAAGTTGGGATTGGAAGTTAAAATTATTGATTGTTGCGTTAATGGGTGCATGTTGTTTTACGACAACGAATTTGGTAAAAATGATGGGGCGTTGGTGGCGTGTAAATTTTGCAATGCACTGAGGTATGAAGTATGTGATGATGTCGGTTCTCAGAAGAAGAAACGAGTCTCAATCAAGTCAATGTTTTATCTGCCAATAATACCAAGATTACAGAGATTGTTTGCATCAACTCACACGGCTGATAAAATGACATGGCATTATTACAATAAAACTAATTCAGGTGTGATGCGACATCCTTGTGACAGGGTGGCATGGAAGCACTTTGATCAAGTACATCGTGATTTTGCAGAAGATCCACGTAATGTGAGGCTTGGATTATGCTCTGATGGATTTATTCCATATATCCAAGCATCATCAACGCCTTATTCTTGTTGGCCAATTCTTCTTACCCCGTATAATCTTCCTCCTGAGATGTGCATGTCAAAGCCTTATTTGTTTTTGAGTTGTATTGTACCAGGACCTACGAGCCCATTAGATGGTATAGATGTGTATCTACAACccttaattgatgatttgaataGATTGTGGAACGGTGTATCGACATATGATATTGCaaggaagaaattttttagaatgagGGCAGCTCTGATGTGGACTATTAACGACTTTCCTGCATATGGAATGTTGTCTGGATGGTCGACTCATGGAAGATTGGCTTGTCCACATTGCTTGGAACAAACAAAGGCCATATGGTTGCATCACGGAAGAAAGCATTCGTGGTTTGACTGTCATCGTCCGTTTTTACCCGCGACACATGAATTTCGTAAGAAGAAGAATTTGTTTACTAAaggaaaaacagaaaaagatGGCCCGCCTCCTAGGACGACATCAGAGGAAGTATACCGTAGAGTCAATGAACTAGGACTTTTGAAATTCACAGATGTTGGCAAAAGAGTCAGACACCCATAA
- the LOC120580848 gene encoding neural Wiskott-Aldrich syndrome protein-like isoform X2, which yields MSGRDKDKGKAHVVDHGKPKKKKNGRIDVSSDPTRQWVRPTGITFRNIDERTGTPIPTGTPIPTATTPPPYPTPFPTIPPAPFPPILPASFPAATTSQPPSAPFSPILPASFPAATTSQPPIYSSPGFAMPGFTPPSTHSPNYNTTRSNVRQGFNTSVPSQSSTELMQDLMQTGNFLALLADQRPPQQQQQQQQNNQNEEVPYEEVPSGADQRRRQRRQIIEDWEYVDNLVVVTPTPETLEPSHGVSEHIRMAIQTFYPKDRRWAVYSDLTTNDRNDLFKYFSDFCRWEPHHHTLVERNFHRVAARRLSDLLYDERQELKKRKGNYRTQWIGEKSWELLLKYWNEDPHFKNRSKANKVNRASIVGGQLHAQGSVSTATYARDLIG from the exons ATGTCTGGACGAGACAAGGATAAGGGTAAGGCTCATGTTGTAGATCATGGGAAgccaaagaaaaagaagaatggaAGAATAGATGTTTCCTCAGACCCTACCAGACAGTGGGTTCGGCCGACGGGGATTACCTTCCGTAACATTGATGAACGGACTGGTACTCCTATTCCTACTGGTACTCCTATTCCTACTGCTACTACTCCACCTCCTTACCCCACTCCATTCCCGACTATTCCTCCCGCACCATTCCCGCCTATTCTTCCCGCATCATTTCCAGCAGCTACTACTAGCCAGCCCCCTTCCGCACCATTCTCACCTATTCTTCCCGCATCATTTCCAGCAGCTACTACTAGCCAGCCCCCCATATATTCTAGTCCTGGTTTTGCCATGCCTGGATTTACTCCGCCATCGACACACTCGCCAAATTACAACACCACCCGATCTAATGTCCGACAAGGCTTTAACACATCCGTTCCATCACAATCATCAACGGAACTGATGCAAGATCTTATGCAAACTGGAAATTTCCTAGCCTTACTTGCTGATCAACGACCTccacaacaacagcaacaacaacaacaaaacaaccaaAATGAAGAGGTACCGTATGAAGAGGTACCGTCTGGGGCTGATCAAAGACGACGACAACGACGTCAAATCATTGAAGACTGGGAGTATGTGGATAACCTTGTTGTGGTTACACCAACACCTGAAAc GTTAGAGCCATCCCACGGAGTATCAGAACATATTAGAATGGCGATCCAGACGTTTTACCCTAAAGATAGGCGTTGGGCCGTATATTCAGATCTTACTACCAATGACAGGAACGAcctttttaaatacttttcg gaTTTTTGTAGATGGGAACCTCATCATCACACTCTTGTAGAGAGAAACTTTCATAGGGTAGCTGCAAGACGTTTATCAGATTTGTTATATGATGAACGACAGGAATTGAAAAAACGTAAGGGCAATTATCGTACACAATGGATCGGAGAGAAAAGCTGGGAGTTATTGCTGAAGTATTGGAATGAAGATCCACATTTTAAGAATCGGTCCAAAGCTAACAAGGTGAATAGGGCATCTATTGTAGGAGGGCAGTTGCACGCACAAGGTTCTGTCAGTACCGCTACCTATGCTAgagatttg ATTGGGTAG
- the LOC120580848 gene encoding neural Wiskott-Aldrich syndrome protein-like isoform X1, protein MSGRDKDKGKAHVVDHGKPKKKKNGRIDVSSDPTRQWVRPTGITFRNIDERTGTPIPTGTPIPTATTPPPYPTPFPTIPPAPFPPILPASFPAATTSQPPSAPFSPILPASFPAATTSQPPIYSSPGFAMPGFTPPSTHSPNYNTTRSNVRQGFNTSVPSQSSTELMQDLMQTGNFLALLADQRPPQQQQQQQQNNQNEEVPYEEVPSGADQRRRQRRQIIEDWEYVDNLVVVTPTPETLEPSHGVSEHIRMAIQTFYPKDRRWAVYSDLTTNDRNDLFKYFSDFCRWEPHHHTLVERNFHRVAARRLSDLLYDERQELKKRKGNYRTQWIGEKSWELLLKYWNEDPHFKNRSKANKVNRASIVGGQLHAQGSVSTATYARDLRNRLGRVPYPEEIHDVTRFSQNLGRYVDARASNTQVNS, encoded by the exons ATGTCTGGACGAGACAAGGATAAGGGTAAGGCTCATGTTGTAGATCATGGGAAgccaaagaaaaagaagaatggaAGAATAGATGTTTCCTCAGACCCTACCAGACAGTGGGTTCGGCCGACGGGGATTACCTTCCGTAACATTGATGAACGGACTGGTACTCCTATTCCTACTGGTACTCCTATTCCTACTGCTACTACTCCACCTCCTTACCCCACTCCATTCCCGACTATTCCTCCCGCACCATTCCCGCCTATTCTTCCCGCATCATTTCCAGCAGCTACTACTAGCCAGCCCCCTTCCGCACCATTCTCACCTATTCTTCCCGCATCATTTCCAGCAGCTACTACTAGCCAGCCCCCCATATATTCTAGTCCTGGTTTTGCCATGCCTGGATTTACTCCGCCATCGACACACTCGCCAAATTACAACACCACCCGATCTAATGTCCGACAAGGCTTTAACACATCCGTTCCATCACAATCATCAACGGAACTGATGCAAGATCTTATGCAAACTGGAAATTTCCTAGCCTTACTTGCTGATCAACGACCTccacaacaacagcaacaacaacaacaaaacaaccaaAATGAAGAGGTACCGTATGAAGAGGTACCGTCTGGGGCTGATCAAAGACGACGACAACGACGTCAAATCATTGAAGACTGGGAGTATGTGGATAACCTTGTTGTGGTTACACCAACACCTGAAAc GTTAGAGCCATCCCACGGAGTATCAGAACATATTAGAATGGCGATCCAGACGTTTTACCCTAAAGATAGGCGTTGGGCCGTATATTCAGATCTTACTACCAATGACAGGAACGAcctttttaaatacttttcg gaTTTTTGTAGATGGGAACCTCATCATCACACTCTTGTAGAGAGAAACTTTCATAGGGTAGCTGCAAGACGTTTATCAGATTTGTTATATGATGAACGACAGGAATTGAAAAAACGTAAGGGCAATTATCGTACACAATGGATCGGAGAGAAAAGCTGGGAGTTATTGCTGAAGTATTGGAATGAAGATCCACATTTTAAGAATCGGTCCAAAGCTAACAAGGTGAATAGGGCATCTATTGTAGGAGGGCAGTTGCACGCACAAGGTTCTGTCAGTACCGCTACCTATGCTAgagatttg CGAAATAGATTGGGTAGAGTTCCTTATCCGGAAGAGATCCATGATGTAACTCGTTTCAGTCAGAATCTTGGTCGGTATGTTGATGCTCGAGCTAGCAATACCCAGGTAAATTCTTAA
- the LOC112421066 gene encoding uncharacterized protein isoform X1 produces the protein MSGRDKDKGKAHVVDHGKPKKKKNGRIDVSSDPTRQWVRPTGITFRNIDERTGTPIPTATTPPPYPTPFPTIPPAPFPPILPASFPAATTSQPPSAPFSPILPASFPAATTSQPPIYSSPGFAMPGFTPPSTHSPNYNTTRSNVRQGFNTSVPSQSSTELMQDLMQTGNFLALLADQRPPQQQQQQQQNNQNEEVPYEEVPSGADQRRRQRRQIIEDWEYVDNLVVVTPTPETLEPSHGVSEHIRMAIQTFYPKDRRWAVYSDLTTDDRNDLFKYFSDFCRWEPHHHTLVERNFHRVAARRLSDLLYDERQELKKRKGNYLTQWIGEKSWELLLKYWNEDPHFKNRSKANKVNRASIVGGQLHAQGSVSTATYARDLRNRLGRVPYPEEIHDVTRFSQNLGRYVDARASNTQVNS, from the exons ATGTCTGGACGAGACAAGGATAAGGGTAAGGCTCATGTTGTAGATCATGGGAAgccaaagaaaaagaagaatggaAGAATAGATGTTTCCTCAGACCCTACCAGACAGTGGGTTCGGCCGACGGGGATTACCTTCCGTAACATTGATGAACGGACTGGTACTCCTATTCCTACTGCTACTACTCCACCTCCTTACCCCACTCCATTCCCGACTATTCCTCCCGCACCATTCCCGCCTATTCTTCCCGCATCATTTCCAGCAGCTACTACTAGCCAGCCCCCTTCCGCACCATTCTCACCTATTCTTCCCGCATCATTTCCAGCAGCTACTACTAGCCAGCCCCCCATATATTCTAGTCCTGGTTTTGCCATGCCTGGATTTACTCCGCCATCGACACACTCGCCAAATTACAACACCACCCGATCTAATGTCCGACAAGGCTTTAACACATCCGTTCCATCACAATCATCAACGGAACTGATGCAAGATCTTATGCAAACTGGAAATTTCCTAGCCTTACTTGCTGATCAACGACCTccacaacaacagcaacaacaacaacaaaacaaccaaAATGAAGAGGTACCGTATGAAGAGGTACCGTCTGGGGCTGATCAAAGACGACGACAACGACGTCAAATCATTGAAGACTGGGAGTATGTGGATAACCTTGTTGTGGTTACACCAACACCTGAAAc GTTAGAGCCATCCCACGGAGTATCAGAACATATTAGAATGGCGATCCAGACGTTTTACCCTAAAGATAGGCGTTGGGCCGTATATTCAGATCTTACTACCGATGACAGGAACGAcctttttaaatacttttcg gaTTTTTGTAGATGGGAACCTCATCATCACACTCTTGTAGAGAGAAACTTTCATAGGGTAGCTGCAAGACGTTTATCAGATTTGTTATATGATGAACGACAGGAATTGAAAAAACGTAAGGGCAATTATCTTACACAATGGATCGGAGAGAAAAGCTGGGAGTTATTGCTGAAGTATTGGAATGAAGATCCACATTTTAAGAATCGGTCCAAAGCTAACAAGGTGAATAGGGCATCTATTGTAGGAGGGCAGTTGCACGCACAAGGTTCTGTCAGTACCGCTACCTATGCTAgagatttg CGAAATAGATTGGGTAGAGTTCCTTATCCGGAAGAGATCCATGATGTAACTCGTTTCAGTCAGAATCTTGGTCGGTATGTTGATGCTCGAGCTAGCAATACCCAGGTAAATTCTTAA
- the LOC112421066 gene encoding neural Wiskott-Aldrich syndrome protein-like isoform X2, whose translation MSGRDKDKGKAHVVDHGKPKKKKNGRIDVSSDPTRQWVRPTGITFRNIDERTGTPIPTATTPPPYPTPFPTIPPAPFPPILPASFPAATTSQPPSAPFSPILPASFPAATTSQPPIYSSPGFAMPGFTPPSTHSPNYNTTRSNVRQGFNTSVPSQSSTELMQDLMQTGNFLALLADQRPPQQQQQQQQNNQNEEVPYEEVPSGADQRRRQRRQIIEDWEYVDNLVVVTPTPETLEPSHGVSEHIRMAIQTFYPKDRRWAVYSDLTTDDRNDLFKYFSDFCRWEPHHHTLVERNFHRVAARRLSDLLYDERQELKKRKGNYLTQWIGEKSWELLLKYWNEDPHFKNRSKANKVNRASIVGGQLHAQGSVSTATYARDLIG comes from the exons ATGTCTGGACGAGACAAGGATAAGGGTAAGGCTCATGTTGTAGATCATGGGAAgccaaagaaaaagaagaatggaAGAATAGATGTTTCCTCAGACCCTACCAGACAGTGGGTTCGGCCGACGGGGATTACCTTCCGTAACATTGATGAACGGACTGGTACTCCTATTCCTACTGCTACTACTCCACCTCCTTACCCCACTCCATTCCCGACTATTCCTCCCGCACCATTCCCGCCTATTCTTCCCGCATCATTTCCAGCAGCTACTACTAGCCAGCCCCCTTCCGCACCATTCTCACCTATTCTTCCCGCATCATTTCCAGCAGCTACTACTAGCCAGCCCCCCATATATTCTAGTCCTGGTTTTGCCATGCCTGGATTTACTCCGCCATCGACACACTCGCCAAATTACAACACCACCCGATCTAATGTCCGACAAGGCTTTAACACATCCGTTCCATCACAATCATCAACGGAACTGATGCAAGATCTTATGCAAACTGGAAATTTCCTAGCCTTACTTGCTGATCAACGACCTccacaacaacagcaacaacaacaacaaaacaaccaaAATGAAGAGGTACCGTATGAAGAGGTACCGTCTGGGGCTGATCAAAGACGACGACAACGACGTCAAATCATTGAAGACTGGGAGTATGTGGATAACCTTGTTGTGGTTACACCAACACCTGAAAc GTTAGAGCCATCCCACGGAGTATCAGAACATATTAGAATGGCGATCCAGACGTTTTACCCTAAAGATAGGCGTTGGGCCGTATATTCAGATCTTACTACCGATGACAGGAACGAcctttttaaatacttttcg gaTTTTTGTAGATGGGAACCTCATCATCACACTCTTGTAGAGAGAAACTTTCATAGGGTAGCTGCAAGACGTTTATCAGATTTGTTATATGATGAACGACAGGAATTGAAAAAACGTAAGGGCAATTATCTTACACAATGGATCGGAGAGAAAAGCTGGGAGTTATTGCTGAAGTATTGGAATGAAGATCCACATTTTAAGAATCGGTCCAAAGCTAACAAGGTGAATAGGGCATCTATTGTAGGAGGGCAGTTGCACGCACAAGGTTCTGTCAGTACCGCTACCTATGCTAgagatttg ATTGGGTAG
- the LOC120576095 gene encoding uncharacterized protein, giving the protein MDQHIFHRSWMYDRKYPGKRKLKAAFVDGVRDFVAYAMAQDAFQLEGGIRCPCVKCTCRLIRSPKDVLNHLKDLGFMENYYVWIYHDEQEPTNNTESDVNMHASSSEARMECENFGVMEDMVGDALGVNLSYNEGGEEETIPNEKALKFYKMMQEVNKPLFEGSSDSKLSMSVRLLAAASDWSVAEEGSECYTDIMRDATPVKDNLPLSFYEAQKLVEKLGLEVKIIDCCVNGCMLFYDNEFGKNDGALVACKFCNALRYEVCDDVGSQKKKRVSIKSMFYLPIIPRLQRLFASTHTADKMTWHYYNKTNSGVMRHPCDGVAWKHFDQVHRDFAEDPRNVRLGLCSDGFIPYIQASSTPYSCWPILLTPYNLPPEMCMSKPYLFLSCIVPGPTSPLDGIDVYLQPLIDDLNRLWNGVSTYDIARKKFFRMRAALMWTINDFPAYGMLSGWSTHGRLACPHCLEQTKAIWLHHGRKHSWFDCHRPFLPATHEFRKKKNLFTKGKTEKDGPPPRTTSEEVYRRVNELGLLKFTDVGKRVRHP; this is encoded by the coding sequence ATGGATCAACATATTTTCCATCGTAGTTGGATGTACGATAGAAAATATCCGGGGAAAAGGAAACTTAAGGCGGCTTTTGTGGATGGAGTTCGTGATTTTGTTGCTTACGCCATGGCGCAAGATGCCTTTCAATTGGAGGGAGGGATAAGATGTCCGTGTGTTAAATGTACGTGTAGGTTGATTCGGAGCCCAAAAGATGTTCTAAACCATTTAAAGGACCTTGGTTTTATGGAGAATTATTATGTGTGGATTTATCACGATGAACAAGAGCCTACAAATAATACCGAGTCTGATGTTAATATGCACGCTTCAAGCAGCGAGGCGCGTATGGAGTGTGAAAACTTTGGCGTGATGGAAGATATGGTCGGTGATGCACTTGGGGTGAACCTGTCTTACAACGAGGGTGGTGAAGAGGAAACAATCCCGAATGAGAAAGCGTTGAAGTTTTACAAGATGATGCAAGAAGTAAACAAGCCGTTGTTTGAAGGGTCGTCTGATTCTAAGTTATCAATGAGTGTGAGGCTTTTAGCTGCCGCGTCAGATTGGAGTGTAGCCGAAGAAGGCTCAGAGTGTTATACAGATATCATGAGGGACGCAACTCCTGTAAAGGACAATTTGCCCTTGAGTTTTTATGAGGCTCAAAAGTTGGTGGAGAAGTTGGGATTGGAAGTTAAAATTATTGATTGTTGCGTTAATGGGTGCATGTTGTTTTACGACAACGAATTTGGTAAAAATGATGGGGCGTTGGTGGCGTGTAAATTTTGCAATGCACTGAGGTATGAAGTATGTGATGATGTCGGTTCTCAGAAGAAGAAACGAGTCTCAATCAAGTCAATGTTTTATCTGCCAATAATACCAAGATTACAGAGATTGTTTGCATCAACTCACACGGCTGATAAAATGACATGGCATTATTACAATAAAACTAATTCAGGTGTGATGCGACATCCTTGTGACGGGGTGGCATGGAAGCACTTTGATCAAGTACATCGTGATTTTGCAGAAGATCCACGTAATGTGAGGCTTGGATTATGCTCTGATGGATTTATTCCATATATCCAAGCATCATCAACGCCTTATTCTTGTTGGCCAATTCTTCTTACCCCGTATAATCTTCCTCCTGAGATGTGCATGTCAAAGCCTTATTTGTTTTTGAGTTGTATTGTACCAGGACCTACGAGCCCATTAGATGGTATAGATGTGTATCTACAACccttaattgatgatttgaataGATTGTGGAACGGTGTATCGACATATGATATTGCaaggaagaaattttttagaatgagGGCAGCTCTGATGTGGACTATTAACGACTTTCCTGCATATGGAATGTTGTCTGGATGGTCGACTCATGGAAGATTGGCTTGTCCACATTGCTTGGAACAAACAAAGGCCATATGGTTGCATCACGGAAGAAAGCATTCGTGGTTTGACTGTCATCGTCCGTTTTTACCCGCGACACATGAATTTCGTAAGAAGAAGAATTTGTTTACTAAaggaaaaacagaaaaagatGGCCCGCCTCCTAGGACGACATCAGAGGAAGTATACCGTAGAGTCAATGAACTAGGACTTTTGAAATTCACAGATGTTGGCAAAAGAGTCAGACACCCATAA